A window from Pseudomonas sp. Tri1 encodes these proteins:
- the glgA gene encoding glycogen synthase GlgA, which yields MISAALEPQQVRSQLPPAAESPTAPVLATGGKALLPVVRQNPNRKKVLFVTSEIADLVKTGGLGDVSAALPRAMAGLHDVRVLIPGYPQVMNSGNPIHIIGELGGHAALPPCKIGRMDMADGLVIYVLICPELFAREGSPYGANNGRDWPDNHIRFARLGLAAADIAANLAQIHWCPDLVHAHDWPAGLAPAYMHWRGQRTPTLFTIHNLAYQGVVSLASCPELGIPEHALQQEGMEFYGKLSFLKAGMAYSSHITTVSATYAQEITTPAFGCGLDGFLAAKTQQGLLSGIPNGIDESWDAATDTHLFRQFAMGDWEGKAVNAAHVRDLFGLDDSTGPLFAVVSRLVYQKGLDLTEAVAEFIVESGGQIAIIGRGEPEEEQAMRELALRFPGRIGVRIGFNETDARRMFAGSDFLLMPSRYEPCGLSQMYAQRFGSLPVARNTGGLADTIEDGITGFLFDESTVESYKQALSRAFKVFAFPDLLNAMRCRAMSAPFNWCKAVEPYAELYEQLVAKSLGKSARQ from the coding sequence ATGATCAGTGCTGCCTTGGAACCACAGCAAGTCCGTTCTCAATTACCGCCGGCGGCTGAATCCCCGACGGCACCGGTGCTGGCCACCGGCGGCAAGGCACTGCTCCCCGTCGTTCGACAGAATCCCAATCGCAAGAAGGTATTGTTCGTAACGTCGGAAATCGCTGACCTGGTAAAGACCGGCGGCCTGGGCGACGTTTCGGCCGCACTGCCTCGGGCCATGGCCGGCCTGCATGATGTCCGGGTGCTGATCCCCGGTTATCCGCAGGTGATGAACAGCGGCAATCCCATCCACATCATCGGCGAACTGGGTGGCCACGCAGCGCTGCCGCCCTGCAAGATCGGGCGCATGGACATGGCCGATGGCCTGGTGATCTATGTCCTGATCTGCCCGGAGCTCTTTGCCCGCGAAGGCTCGCCTTACGGAGCCAACAACGGTCGCGACTGGCCCGACAACCACATTCGCTTTGCCCGCCTGGGCCTGGCCGCGGCCGACATCGCCGCCAACCTGGCACAGATCCACTGGTGCCCCGACCTGGTCCACGCTCACGACTGGCCAGCCGGGCTGGCACCGGCCTATATGCACTGGCGCGGCCAGCGCACGCCGACCCTGTTCACCATCCACAACCTGGCCTACCAGGGCGTGGTGAGCCTGGCGTCCTGCCCGGAACTGGGTATTCCCGAACACGCACTGCAACAAGAAGGCATGGAGTTCTACGGCAAACTGTCGTTCCTCAAGGCCGGCATGGCCTACTCCAGCCACATCACCACGGTCAGTGCCACCTACGCCCAGGAAATCACCACCCCGGCGTTCGGCTGCGGCCTTGACGGATTCCTCGCGGCCAAGACCCAACAAGGCCTGCTCAGCGGCATCCCCAACGGCATCGATGAAAGCTGGGACGCGGCCACCGACACGCACCTGTTCCGCCAGTTCGCCATGGGCGACTGGGAAGGCAAGGCGGTCAACGCTGCCCATGTGCGCGATCTGTTCGGCCTCGACGACTCTACCGGCCCGCTGTTCGCCGTGGTGTCGCGCTTGGTGTACCAGAAAGGCCTGGACCTGACCGAAGCGGTCGCCGAGTTCATCGTCGAGTCTGGTGGACAGATCGCCATCATCGGCCGCGGCGAACCGGAAGAAGAACAAGCCATGCGTGAACTGGCACTGCGCTTCCCCGGACGGATCGGCGTGCGCATCGGCTTCAACGAAACCGACGCTCGGCGGATGTTCGCCGGCAGCGACTTCCTGCTGATGCCCTCGCGCTACGAGCCATGCGGCTTGAGCCAGATGTACGCCCAGCGTTTCGGCTCGCTGCCGGTAGCGCGCAATACCGGCGGGCTGGCAGACACCATCGAGGACGGCATCACCGGCTTTCTGTTCGATGAGTCCACGGTGGAAAGCTACAAACAGGCATTGAGCCGGGCCTTCAAGGTCTTCGCCTTTCCCGACCTGCTCAACGCCATGCGCTGCCGGGCCATGTCGGCCCCTTTCAACTGGTGCAAGGCCGTGGAGCCCTATGCCGAACTCTACGAACAGCTAGTGGCCAAGTCACTGGGTAAATCGGCCAGACAATGA
- a CDS encoding D-2-hydroxyacid dehydrogenase family protein, translating to MAVQIAVIDDWQDVARDVVDWSVLDNIGQVTFLHDYPADRDTLAQRLQRFEVICVMRERTSFDEGLLRRLPNLKLLLTGGMRNAALDLKTATELGIQVCGTDSYKHAAPELTWALIMALTRNLVQEANALRTGLWQQGLGGDLHGKTLAILGLGSIGKRVAQFGQVFGMRVIAWSQNLTEEKAAEAGVTYVSKQALFEQADILSIHLVLSERSRGLVDAQALGWMKPEALLVNTARGPIVDEAALIDALRHQRLAGAALDVFAQEPLPSDHPFRTLDNVLATPHVGYVSRQNYQQFYSMMIEDLQAWAAGKPIRLLTPVT from the coding sequence ATGGCGGTGCAAATAGCAGTCATCGACGATTGGCAAGACGTGGCACGAGACGTGGTGGACTGGTCGGTGCTGGACAATATCGGCCAGGTGACTTTCCTTCACGACTACCCAGCCGACCGCGACACCCTCGCACAGCGCCTGCAGCGCTTTGAAGTCATCTGTGTGATGCGTGAGCGCACATCGTTCGACGAAGGCCTGCTGCGCCGCCTGCCCAACCTCAAGTTGTTGCTCACCGGCGGCATGCGCAATGCCGCCCTGGACCTCAAGACCGCCACCGAGCTGGGCATCCAGGTCTGCGGCACCGACAGCTACAAGCACGCGGCCCCTGAATTGACCTGGGCGCTGATCATGGCCCTGACCCGCAACCTGGTGCAGGAAGCCAATGCCCTGCGCACCGGCCTGTGGCAGCAAGGCTTGGGCGGAGATCTGCACGGCAAGACCCTGGCGATTCTCGGCCTGGGCAGCATTGGCAAGCGCGTCGCGCAGTTCGGCCAGGTGTTCGGCATGCGGGTGATCGCCTGGAGCCAGAACCTCACCGAGGAAAAAGCCGCCGAAGCCGGTGTGACCTACGTGAGCAAGCAGGCGCTGTTCGAACAGGCCGACATTCTTTCGATCCATCTGGTGCTCAGCGAGCGCAGCCGCGGCCTGGTGGATGCCCAGGCCCTGGGTTGGATGAAGCCTGAGGCGCTGCTGGTCAACACCGCGCGTGGGCCGATCGTCGATGAGGCCGCCCTGATCGACGCCCTCCGGCACCAGCGCCTGGCCGGTGCCGCCCTGGACGTGTTCGCCCAAGAGCCGTTGCCGTCCGACCACCCATTCCGAACCCTGGACAACGTCCTGGCCACGCCACATGTGGGGTACGTCAGCCGACAGAATTACCAGCAGTTCTATTCCATGATGATCGAGGACCTGCAGGCCTGGGCGGCGGGCAAGCCGATCCGCTTGTTGACGCCAGTCACCTGA
- a CDS encoding fe2+ zn2+ uptake regulation protein: MHDRQLPMEGKPQSSGVSMTTTNNLFGGPAERVGNEHIRRLLKSYGLRTSLIRLKVIDSLLKAAEENRCLGVRGVHSQLLGLDIPLSFLSVREVLKRLCSEGVVTFNPDKSYCLDPKAMAVLEAGE; the protein is encoded by the coding sequence ATGCATGACAGGCAACTGCCAATGGAAGGTAAGCCACAGTCGAGCGGCGTCTCGATGACAACCACGAACAACCTGTTCGGCGGTCCAGCGGAGCGTGTCGGCAATGAGCACATCAGGCGCCTGCTCAAGAGCTACGGGCTCAGGACCAGCCTGATTCGCCTCAAAGTCATCGACTCACTGCTCAAGGCCGCCGAGGAGAACCGCTGCCTGGGCGTGCGGGGCGTGCACAGTCAACTGCTGGGGCTGGACATTCCTTTGTCCTTCCTCAGCGTGCGCGAAGTACTCAAGCGCTTGTGCAGCGAGGGGGTCGTCACCTTCAATCCCGACAAGAGCTACTGCCTGGACCCCAAGGCCATGGCCGTACTCGAGGCAGGGGAGTGA
- a CDS encoding YqaA family protein produces MGEAYIGLFLAAFGAATLLPLQSEALLVGLLLSERYVLWVLLGVATLGNVLGSLVNWWLGTRLEQFKDRRWFPISTAQLDKARVHYRRYGRWSLLLSWLPVIGDPLTLVAGVMGEPWRRFLLLVTLAKGLRYGALALATLGWMG; encoded by the coding sequence ATGGGTGAGGCTTACATCGGGTTATTCCTGGCCGCCTTCGGGGCGGCAACCTTGTTACCCCTGCAATCGGAAGCCCTGTTGGTTGGCCTGCTGCTCAGCGAGCGCTATGTGCTCTGGGTGCTGCTGGGGGTCGCCACACTGGGCAATGTCTTGGGCTCGCTGGTGAACTGGTGGCTGGGCACACGCCTGGAACAGTTCAAGGATCGGCGCTGGTTCCCCATCAGCACGGCCCAACTGGACAAGGCCCGCGTGCATTACCGCCGCTATGGACGCTGGTCGCTGCTGCTTAGTTGGCTGCCGGTGATCGGCGATCCGCTGACCCTGGTGGCCGGGGTGATGGGTGAACCCTGGCGGCGCTTTCTGTTGCTCGTGACCCTTGCCAAAGGCCTGCGTTATGGCGCCCTCGCCCTCGCGACCCTGGGTTGGATGGGTTGA
- a CDS encoding DUF411 domain-containing protein — protein MAKPLHLLALSALFMTSLAQAAEPVTIDVHRDANCGCCKKWISHLQENGFKVNDHVEADMSSVKQRLGVAPNLRSCHTAEINGKFVEGHVPADQVLALSQRDDLLGVAAPGMPMGSPGMEMDGMSDAYQVIGLKKDGTQTVVADYPAH, from the coding sequence ATGGCCAAGCCCCTGCACCTGCTCGCCCTGAGCGCCCTGTTCATGACCTCCCTGGCCCAGGCCGCCGAACCGGTGACCATCGATGTGCACCGCGATGCCAATTGCGGCTGCTGCAAAAAATGGATCTCGCACCTGCAAGAAAACGGCTTCAAGGTCAACGACCATGTCGAAGCCGACATGAGTTCGGTCAAGCAACGCCTGGGCGTGGCGCCGAACCTGCGCTCCTGCCATACCGCCGAGATCAACGGCAAATTCGTCGAAGGCCATGTCCCGGCCGACCAGGTGCTGGCTTTGAGCCAACGCGATGACTTGCTCGGCGTGGCCGCGCCGGGCATGCCCATGGGCTCGCCCGGCATGGAAATGGATGGCATGAGTGATGCCTACCAGGTGATCGGCCTGAAAAAAGACGGGACGCAAACCGTAGTGGCGGATTACCCGGCCCATTGA
- a CDS encoding alpha/beta hydrolase, translating to MSRPTSRWLPSLFLSAALPLLAHAENPPQGQAYGPQLEGFEYPYTLKHFALQSQGQALQMGYMDVPAQGKVNGRSVVLMHGKNFCAATWGDSIKTLSEAGYRVIAPDQIGFCTSSKPAHYQYSFQQLASNTQALLKALGVQKAIVLGHSTGGMLATRYALQFPDQVERLAMVNPIGLEDWKALGVPYRSVDQWYERELKLNADGIRNYERTTYYGGRWKPEFERWVDMLAGLNKGPGHVQVAWNSALIYDMIFTQPVYYEFKDLSVPTLLLIGTSDTTAIGSDIAPPAVKAKLGRYEVLGKQVARLIPRSTLVEFPNLGHAPQMEEPDRFHQALLGWLDKPIP from the coding sequence ATGTCGCGTCCCACCTCTCGCTGGTTGCCCAGCCTGTTCCTGAGCGCCGCCCTGCCCTTGCTCGCCCACGCCGAGAATCCGCCACAAGGCCAGGCCTACGGGCCGCAGCTCGAAGGGTTCGAATACCCCTATACCCTCAAGCATTTCGCTTTGCAGTCCCAGGGCCAGGCGTTGCAGATGGGCTACATGGACGTGCCGGCCCAAGGCAAGGTCAATGGCCGCAGCGTGGTGCTGATGCACGGCAAGAACTTCTGCGCTGCGACGTGGGGCGATTCGATCAAGACCCTCAGCGAGGCCGGCTACCGGGTGATTGCCCCGGACCAGATCGGCTTCTGCACCTCGAGCAAACCAGCCCATTACCAGTACAGTTTCCAGCAGTTGGCGAGCAACACCCAGGCCCTGCTCAAGGCCCTCGGTGTGCAGAAAGCCATCGTGCTCGGCCACTCCACCGGCGGCATGCTCGCCACCCGGTATGCCTTGCAGTTTCCCGATCAGGTCGAGCGTCTGGCGATGGTCAACCCCATCGGCCTGGAGGACTGGAAGGCCCTCGGCGTGCCCTACCGCAGCGTGGACCAGTGGTACGAGCGCGAGCTGAAACTCAACGCTGATGGCATTCGCAATTACGAGCGCACCACCTATTACGGCGGCCGCTGGAAGCCGGAATTCGAGCGCTGGGTGGACATGCTCGCCGGATTGAACAAAGGGCCCGGTCATGTGCAAGTGGCGTGGAACTCGGCGCTGATCTACGACATGATCTTCACCCAGCCGGTCTACTACGAGTTCAAGGACCTGAGTGTGCCAACCCTGCTGTTGATCGGTACCTCTGACACCACCGCCATCGGCAGCGACATCGCGCCGCCGGCGGTGAAAGCCAAACTGGGCCGTTATGAGGTACTGGGCAAGCAGGTTGCCCGGTTGATTCCCCGCTCGACCCTGGTGGAGTTCCCCAATCTGGGGCATGCCCCGCAGATGGAAGAGCCGGATCGGTTCCACCAGGCCCTGCTGGGCTGGCTGGACAAACCCATTCCCTGA
- a CDS encoding methyl-accepting chemotaxis protein translates to MPAFRTIQARYTLFLVIFMLVLSILTVVGISYLVAPKLRQTEEQVVLNRIAEVAEQIKGELNKVQAQQRSITQTIPLLDSDAIDKVLPGLVDQYGELKVFGGGIWPLPNQRAEGRNKFSTFWHRDASGKLVVNTFWNSDAAPNYYEQPWHKGGMATPAGKCAWAAAYKDDASAEPRTNCAMSIQKNGVPYGVSTIDVTLGFFNELVARKEADLSAEMLIVEADGKIISNSSRINGPIVLKNISELAATSPFAAQVKAGLANRDQPLQRVEFDNKGEASTFFMRPIEGSPWFLATALPTRLITAQRDDVLSTLSLLQIPMVILLVLMQLYAIRQLTNRMKILKGNIDALSTGDADLTRRITIRAEDELGAIGHSVNRFIAYLQDMISEVTQATGAMASSLDNLQRTSAHTSEILMRHASETDQTVTAITEMSSTAESVAHNAAETAAFTQRANEHADRSRVVVGEASNSVVALIDEVASATRKVESMQQDAHRITEILGVIGAIAGQTNLLALNAAIEAARAGEQGRGFAVVADEVRALAARTQASTSEINEMLTRLTQGVSSSVAAMENTQASCQSAADATSRVNSGLDEMAGSVSQINSLSTQIATAAEQQNSVTEEINRSMVQIRHMVEELVESGLASENNTRQLLEANTRVNAIMGRFKVR, encoded by the coding sequence ATGCCCGCATTCCGCACCATTCAGGCCCGCTACACGCTATTCCTGGTCATCTTCATGTTGGTGCTGTCAATTCTGACGGTGGTGGGCATCAGCTATCTGGTCGCACCCAAACTACGCCAGACCGAGGAACAAGTGGTGCTTAACCGCATCGCCGAAGTCGCCGAACAGATCAAGGGCGAACTGAACAAAGTACAGGCGCAGCAACGCAGCATCACCCAGACCATCCCATTGCTCGACAGCGATGCCATCGACAAAGTGCTACCCGGACTTGTCGATCAATATGGCGAGTTGAAAGTCTTCGGCGGCGGGATCTGGCCGTTGCCCAACCAGCGCGCCGAGGGCCGCAACAAATTCAGCACATTCTGGCACCGCGATGCATCCGGCAAACTGGTGGTCAACACCTTCTGGAACAGCGACGCCGCGCCAAACTATTACGAACAGCCCTGGCACAAGGGCGGGATGGCCACCCCAGCCGGCAAATGCGCCTGGGCCGCAGCGTATAAAGATGACGCCAGCGCCGAACCCCGTACCAACTGCGCCATGTCCATCCAGAAAAACGGCGTGCCTTACGGCGTTTCCACCATCGACGTGACCCTGGGTTTCTTCAACGAGCTGGTGGCGCGCAAGGAAGCGGACCTGAGCGCTGAAATGCTGATTGTCGAAGCAGACGGCAAGATCATCAGCAACAGCTCGCGCATCAACGGCCCGATCGTGCTCAAGAATATCAGCGAACTGGCGGCCACCTCGCCCTTCGCCGCTCAGGTCAAGGCTGGCCTGGCCAACCGTGACCAGCCACTGCAACGGGTCGAGTTCGACAACAAGGGCGAAGCCAGCACGTTTTTCATGCGCCCTATCGAAGGTTCGCCGTGGTTCCTGGCCACCGCCCTGCCTACCCGCCTGATCACCGCCCAGCGCGACGATGTCCTGAGCACCCTGAGCCTGCTGCAAATTCCGATGGTGATTCTGCTGGTATTGATGCAGTTGTACGCGATCCGTCAGTTGACCAACCGCATGAAGATCCTCAAAGGCAACATCGACGCGTTGTCCACCGGCGATGCCGACTTGACCCGGCGCATCACCATCCGTGCCGAGGACGAGCTGGGGGCTATCGGCCACTCCGTCAACCGCTTTATCGCTTACCTGCAAGACATGATCAGCGAAGTCACCCAGGCCACCGGCGCCATGGCGTCGAGCCTGGATAACCTGCAGCGGACCTCGGCCCACACCAGCGAAATCCTGATGCGCCACGCCTCGGAAACCGACCAGACCGTGACCGCCATCACTGAAATGAGCTCCACGGCAGAAAGCGTCGCACATAATGCCGCCGAAACCGCAGCGTTCACTCAGCGCGCGAACGAACACGCTGATCGCTCTCGGGTGGTGGTCGGCGAGGCATCCAATAGCGTGGTGGCGTTGATCGATGAAGTGGCCAGCGCCACCCGCAAGGTCGAGAGCATGCAGCAGGATGCTCATCGCATCACCGAGATCCTCGGCGTCATCGGGGCCATCGCCGGGCAAACCAACCTGCTGGCGCTCAACGCCGCCATCGAGGCCGCCCGGGCAGGCGAGCAGGGTCGTGGCTTCGCGGTCGTGGCCGACGAAGTCCGCGCCCTTGCCGCCCGCACCCAGGCCAGCACGTCGGAAATCAACGAAATGCTGACCCGCCTGACCCAGGGCGTGAGTTCGTCGGTCGCGGCCATGGAAAACACCCAGGCCAGCTGCCAGTCGGCCGCCGACGCCACCTCCCGCGTCAACTCGGGCCTGGATGAAATGGCCGGCTCCGTCAGCCAGATCAACAGCCTGAGCACCCAGATCGCCACCGCTGCCGAGCAACAGAACTCCGTGACCGAGGAAATCAATCGCAGCATGGTGCAGATCCGCCACATGGTCGAGGAACTGGTGGAAAGCGGCCTGGCCAGCGAGAACAACACCCGGCAGCTGCTGGAGGCCAACACTCGGGTGAATGCGATCATGGGGCGGTTCAAGGTTCGCTGA